The DNA region GCTGTGGACCGCGCTCGCGACGATGGCCTCGTCAGGATCGAAGGCGGGCAGGAGCGAGGCGATCGCGCGCGCGAGCAGCGTTTTGCCGGTCCCGGGCGGCCCGACCAACAGCAGGCTGTGTCCCCCGGCGGCCGCGACCTCGAGCGCGCGCTTCGGTGTCTCGTGCCCGGCGATGTCGGCGAGGTCGACGGGATGGTCGCTGCGCTGCGCCGGTCGTGGCATCGGTGTGGGCGCCTGCCTCGCGCGACCTTCCACGTGCTCGACGACATCGCGGAGCGATGTGAAGCCGAACGCGTCGGTCCCGAGAGCCGCGGCCTCCGCGGCGTTCTCCGGCGCGACGAAGGCGGCGGACACCCCGGCCAGCACCGCGCGGCGCACGCGAGCCATGACGCCGCGCACCGGTCGCAGCGTCCCGTCGAGAGCGAGCTCGGCGAGACAGAGCGCATCGGCGTCGTGCTTGACCTGACCGGTCGCTCGTAGCACGCCAAGCGCGATCGCGAGATCGAAGCCCGTTCCTTCCTTGCGCCGCTCCGCAGGAGCGAGGTTCACGACGACGCGACGCAACGGGAACTCGAACCCCGAGTTACGGATCGCCGCTCGCACGCGCTCGCGCGCTTCGGACACCGCCGCGTCGGGCATCCCGACGACCGTGAATGAGGGCAGGCCATTGGCCACGTCCGCCTCGACAGTGACCATCGCGCTCTCGAGCCCCCACAGCGCACAGGCCGCAACGCGCGCGACGGAGCGCGGCACCTCGCGCGGCGTGACGGCGACGGCCATCCGGCGGAGCCTCGACAGAGCAAGGGCGCGGCGGCATCGCACTCCTGAGCGGTACCGCGGTACCGGGAGGCGCGGCGAGCGAGCTTGAGCGGCGCGGCGCTCCCTCGACAAGCGTCTGCGCCCAGCGCGCCCGAGCGCCACAAGCGTGGCGATCAGCGGGCGCGCGTAGCCAGCAGCGAAAAGAGGGAGCGCCGCGACGTTGAGCTCGCGCGCAGGCGGCGAGCCGCCACACTACGGCGCGCATGTCGTGGCGGGTGGCCTGGATCTTCTTCGCACTCGGCGTGCTCACGCGCATTCCGTTCCAAACCGAGTTCGTGTGGGCTCACGACTCGGTGCTATACGCGCGCGCTATCGAACGGTTCGATCCGCTGGATCAGCGGCCACAGGCGCCGGGCTACCTCTACTACGTCCTGCTCATTCGCGCGATATACGCGCTCGTCGGCGATCCGAATCGCGCGATGACGATCGTGAGCCTGTTCGCCGGAGCAGCGGCGGTCGCGCTGCTCTACATGTTCGCGGCGCGGCTCTACGACGAGCGCACGGCGCGCGCGAGCGGCGCGTTCCTGTTGACCGCGGTCACGTTCTGGGCCTACGGCGGCGTCGCGTATCCCTACACCCTTCTCGGCGCGCTCTCGATCGGCTGCGCGATGCTGTTCTGGCTCGCGATGCGCCCGGACAGTGGTCGCGGACGGCGCCTGCTGATCGCGACAGCCGTTTACGGGATCGCGATCGGATTCCGGACCGATCTCGCGGTCTTCCTCGCTCCGCTGTGGCTGATGGCGGCCTGGACGGCGCCACTGCTGTGGGTCATCGCCAGCGCGGCTCTTGCCGTGCTGCTCGTGCTCAGCTGGTTCTTCGCGTCCGCGGCTTTCGACGGCGGCGTGAGCGCGCTGCTCGAGGCGCTGCGGATCCAAGGGAAATTCGTCGACGACCGTTACAGTGTCTTCGGCGACCTCGGCCTGCGCGCGTTCTACGGCAACACGTACGAGCTCGCGCGCTTCCTCGGGCGCGGGCTCACGTTCCTCGCGCCGCTCCTCGCCGCCGTTCCGCTCTCGGCCAGCGCGCGGCGGATCGAGATGAGCGACAGATGGCGCGTCGCATTTGTCCTCGTGTGGACGCTGACGCCGCTCGTGATCTATGTGCCGATCCATGTCGGGGAGTACGGCTACATCTTCAGCATGCTCCCGGGTCTCTGCGTGATCGCCGCGCGTGGCGCGGTCGCGCTCGCGCGCGGGGCACGGATGCCGCGCGCCCTGCCGTCGATCGTCGCTGGCGTCGCGCTCGCGAATGCCGCGGTGTTCCTCGTGAGCGACACGCCACTCTCCGCGCGGGACGTCGCGCGCCGCGATCGCGGCACAGGCGAGCGTATCGACCGCCTGAACCAGCCGGACCTCGCGGGAGCGACCGTCCTCGCCGCGTACGACGCGCTCATCGTCGAGTACTACTTCTCCGACGACGAGCGCCTGACCACGGATCACGTGCTCGTGGGCTACGACCCGGCGCTCCCAAGACGCGAGATGGTCTTCAGCACGCGCGTCTGCAACGCCGCCGGCGTCGTGTGCCGCGATCGGGACGCCGTGCTCGCGGTATGGGACGACCTCATCCGCGTGAGCGGCAGCGGCTGGGAGACGCTCACGATGCCGCACGGCGCGAAGCTGCGCGTGGCGCGCAACATGAGCAACGTGAAGGTCATCGTCGACGGCCTCTCCGTGGAGATCGTGCGCTAGCGGTCGAGATCCACGAGCTCGACACGCGTGCCGTCGGCGCCCACGGTGAGGGCCGCGATCACGATGCGCCACACGGCGTCGCGCTCGCCTCGGTGTGCCAGCCAGCCCTGCGCGAGCGCGGCGAGGCGCGCGGCCTTTCGCGCGTCGACGGCCTCCGCGGCGGCAACGAAGGATCCGGCCCGGCGCGTCTTCACCTCGACGAACGCGTAACCGCGGGCGTCGCGGCAGATGAGGTCGATCTCACCGAAGCGCGTGCGAACGTTCCGAGCGATGACGCGAAAACCGCGGCAGGCGAGCTCGCGTTCGGCCAGATGCTCGCCGGCGAGTCCGAGAAGGCGGCGCGGCTCCACCCGAAAGGGATCGGCCACGCCTTGCGTCAGGGCTGCGTCGCGGTGATGCGCAGGACTCGGTCGGACGTCCCATTGCTGGTAGTGAGGTAGATGGCGCCGTCCGCGCCGAACACGACGCTCCGAAGGCGTCCGTACACGTTGTCGAAGAGGACGTTCGTCTGGCGCGCCGTGCCGGCGAAGAGCTCGAAGCGCCGCAGGTCCATCTCCTTCAGCTGCGCGACGAACAGCGAGCCGCTCCACGCGCCCCACTGCGGCCCGACGACGAAGTCCGCGCCCGACGTCGCGAGCGTCACGTTGCCCGATGACCACGCCGGGTCGATGAAGCCCGGGCGTCCGACGGGACCGCGATACAGCGGATAGCCGTAGTTCCCGCCGGCGACGAGGATGTTGATCTCGTCATGCGTGTCGTCGCCGTGTTCGACCTCGTACGGCGTGCCGGTGCCCGGCTCGAACGCGAGGCCCTGCGGGTTGCGGTTGCCCCAGGTGTAGATCGCGCTGCGACCGGCGGATCCGGGGATCACCGGGTTGTCGGATGGGACCGTCCCATCCGTATTCACGCGCAGCACCTTGCCGTTGAGCGCGCTCGGGTCCTGCCCGTTCCGCAGGTTGCCCGCGTCGCCCATCGTGACCCAGAGCTTGCCGTCGGGTCCGAAGCGCAGGCGGCAGCCGTTGTGATTCCCCGCGGCCGCCATGCCGCCGCGAATGACGAACCCGTCGAATGCGATGAAGTTGCCGACGAGCTTGTAGCGAAGCACCTGATTGCGGTACAGCCCCTCGTCGTCACGGGACGCGCAGACGTAGATGAACGAGTTCGTCGC from Candidatus Limnocylindria bacterium includes:
- a CDS encoding YifB family Mg chelatase-like AAA ATPase yields the protein MAVAVTPREVPRSVARVAACALWGLESAMVTVEADVANGLPSFTVVGMPDAAVSEARERVRAAIRNSGFEFPLRRVVVNLAPAERRKEGTGFDLAIALGVLRATGQVKHDADALCLAELALDGTLRPVRGVMARVRRAVLAGVSAAFVAPENAAEAAALGTDAFGFTSLRDVVEHVEGRARQAPTPMPRPAQRSDHPVDLADIAGHETPKRALEVAAAGGHSLLLVGPPGTGKTLLARAIASLLPAFDPDEAIVASAVHSVAGLIDPERPLLGARPFRAPHHTASHLALVGGGSPPRPGEVSLAHGGALFLDELAEFSPSVLDTLREPLEEGAVTISRAGTTATYPARFTLVAAMNPCPCGHAGDPAEQCTCLPDAIDRYHARLSGPLLDRIDLRVHVPRIAYEELREDGREPSRAVRERVITARERMGARLAGTGRTCNAELSVAEVRRHCRLAAEAETLAAEAMRGRRLSARGFHRVLRVARTIADLAGSDQIRTADLAFALMLRAQA
- a CDS encoding glycosyltransferase family 39 protein, which codes for MSWRVAWIFFALGVLTRIPFQTEFVWAHDSVLYARAIERFDPLDQRPQAPGYLYYVLLIRAIYALVGDPNRAMTIVSLFAGAAAVALLYMFAARLYDERTARASGAFLLTAVTFWAYGGVAYPYTLLGALSIGCAMLFWLAMRPDSGRGRRLLIATAVYGIAIGFRTDLAVFLAPLWLMAAWTAPLLWVIASAALAVLLVLSWFFASAAFDGGVSALLEALRIQGKFVDDRYSVFGDLGLRAFYGNTYELARFLGRGLTFLAPLLAAVPLSASARRIEMSDRWRVAFVLVWTLTPLVIYVPIHVGEYGYIFSMLPGLCVIAARGAVALARGARMPRALPSIVAGVALANAAVFLVSDTPLSARDVARRDRGTGERIDRLNQPDLAGATVLAAYDALIVEYYFSDDERLTTDHVLVGYDPALPRREMVFSTRVCNAAGVVCRDRDAVLAVWDDLIRVSGSGWETLTMPHGAKLRVARNMSNVKVIVDGLSVEIVR
- a CDS encoding YraN family protein, which translates into the protein MADPFRVEPRRLLGLAGEHLAERELACRGFRVIARNVRTRFGEIDLICRDARGYAFVEVKTRRAGSFVAAAEAVDARKAARLAALAQGWLAHRGERDAVWRIVIAALTVGADGTRVELVDLDR